Proteins from a single region of Shinella zoogloeoides:
- the rdgB gene encoding RdgB/HAM1 family non-canonical purine NTP pyrophosphatase: protein MRKLDTKTIVVASHNAGKIREIEDLIGPFGFSAKSAAELKFEEPDETGTTFEENATIKALASAKASGLPALSDDSGLVIDALDGAPGVYTANWAEKEDGTRDFAMAMEKVEKALAEKGATDAKDRTARFVSVLCLAWPDGHVELFRGEVEGHVVWPPRGDKGFGYDPVFQPEGYETTFGEMSAEEKHGWKPGDATALSHRARAFKIFVETCLKA from the coding sequence ATGCGCAAGCTCGATACCAAGACGATCGTCGTCGCCAGCCACAATGCCGGAAAGATCCGCGAGATCGAGGACCTGATCGGCCCCTTCGGCTTTTCCGCCAAATCGGCCGCCGAGCTGAAATTCGAGGAACCGGACGAGACGGGCACGACCTTCGAGGAAAACGCGACGATCAAGGCGCTCGCCTCGGCGAAGGCCTCCGGCCTGCCGGCGCTTTCGGACGATTCCGGCCTCGTCATCGATGCGCTCGACGGCGCACCGGGCGTCTACACCGCCAACTGGGCGGAGAAGGAAGACGGCACGCGCGACTTTGCCATGGCCATGGAGAAGGTCGAGAAGGCTCTGGCCGAAAAAGGCGCGACGGACGCGAAGGATCGCACCGCACGCTTCGTCTCCGTGCTCTGCCTTGCCTGGCCGGACGGCCATGTGGAGCTTTTCCGCGGCGAGGTGGAAGGCCATGTGGTCTGGCCGCCGCGCGGCGACAAGGGCTTCGGTTACGATCCCGTCTTCCAGCCGGAAGGCTATGAGACGACCTTCGGCGAGATGAGCGCAGAGGAAAAGCACGGCTGGAAGCCCGGTGACGCCACCGCCCTCTCGCACCGCGCCCGCGCCTTCAAGATCTTCGTCGAAACCTGCCTGAAGGCCTGA
- the hemW gene encoding radical SAM family heme chaperone HemW: protein MTAVPFDIRPSMGADLSDPGFGIYVHWPFCAAKCPYCDFNSHVRHQPVDQPRFVQAFLKEMATMRRLTGSRSVTSIFMGGGTPSLMAPETVDAILNGIARHWHVPDGIEITMEANPSSVEAERFRGYRAAGVNRVSLGVQALNDRDLKFLGRLHDVADALKAIRLARDIFPRMSFDLIYARPNQTVEEWDRELKEAVSYAVDHLSLYQLTIEEGTPFYGLHKAGKLVVPDGEQSAVLYEATQEITEREGMPAYEVSNHARPGSESRHNLTYWRYGDYVGIGPGAHGRLTTGGAKIATATERKPEGWLSLVEAEGHGMVDQEVLEYEAQADELLLMGLRLKEGVDLARWQNLSGRDLDPDREQFLIDHGFIERLGNSRLRCTPAGMLILDAVVADLAC from the coding sequence ATGACGGCAGTGCCCTTCGATATCCGGCCGAGCATGGGAGCGGACCTTTCCGATCCTGGCTTCGGCATCTATGTGCACTGGCCGTTCTGTGCCGCCAAATGCCCCTATTGCGACTTCAACAGCCATGTACGCCACCAGCCGGTGGACCAGCCGCGCTTCGTGCAGGCTTTCCTGAAGGAAATGGCGACGATGCGCCGGCTGACCGGCTCGCGCTCCGTCACCAGCATCTTCATGGGCGGCGGCACGCCCTCGCTGATGGCGCCGGAGACGGTGGATGCGATCCTGAACGGCATCGCCCGCCACTGGCATGTGCCCGATGGTATCGAGATCACCATGGAGGCGAACCCCTCCAGCGTGGAGGCCGAGCGTTTTCGCGGCTACCGCGCCGCCGGCGTCAACCGCGTCTCGCTCGGCGTGCAGGCGCTGAACGACCGGGACCTCAAATTCCTCGGACGGCTGCATGACGTCGCCGACGCGCTGAAGGCGATCCGCCTTGCCCGCGACATCTTCCCGCGCATGTCCTTCGACCTGATCTATGCCCGCCCGAACCAGACGGTGGAGGAATGGGACCGGGAGCTGAAGGAGGCCGTGTCCTACGCGGTCGACCACCTCTCGCTCTACCAGCTCACCATCGAGGAAGGCACGCCCTTCTACGGCCTGCACAAGGCCGGCAAGCTCGTCGTGCCCGACGGCGAACAATCCGCCGTACTCTACGAGGCGACGCAGGAGATCACCGAGCGCGAGGGCATGCCGGCCTACGAGGTCTCCAACCACGCCCGGCCGGGTTCTGAAAGCCGCCACAACCTCACCTACTGGCGGTATGGCGACTATGTCGGCATCGGCCCCGGCGCTCATGGCCGGCTGACGACCGGTGGCGCGAAGATCGCGACCGCGACGGAGCGGAAACCCGAGGGCTGGCTGTCGCTTGTCGAGGCCGAAGGCCATGGCATGGTCGATCAGGAAGTGCTGGAATACGAGGCGCAGGCGGACGAGCTTCTGCTGATGGGCCTGCGGCTGAAGGAGGGCGTGGACCTTGCCCGCTGGCAAAACCTTTCCGGCCGCGACCTCGACCCGGACCGCGAACAGTTCCTCATCGATCACGGCTTCATCGAACGGCTCGGCAATTCGCGGCTGCGCTGCACGCCGGCCGGCATGCTGATCCTCGACGCCGTCGTCGCGGACCTTGCCTGCTAA